The Sulfurihydrogenibium azorense Az-Fu1 genome contains the following window.
AAGAAGCTTTCTTCTATAGCCCAAGAATACGGTTATTCACAAGAAGGCTTTGAAGAAGCTTTTAACACTTTTTACACACAGATATGTAAGAACTACAAGGGGTAATAATAATGAAAAAAGATATTAGAGAGATTATCTACAGATTGTACGAGGAAAGTTTAAAAGAAGAACCTTTTGAAGAATTCAGAGGAGAAGAAGAACCAATAATCGGGGGAGTTTATCTTGGTTTACTCAATAAAAAACGTGTAATGTTTGTTATTATTGATAAGATTACAGATAAATACTTTGAAGTGCTTAAAATCTCGCATTTTTGGGAATTAGGAACTATCAGGGATATCGTTTACAGAAACGAGATAGGAACATTTATTATAGAAACAGACTTGAATTTTTACCTTAAAGACGATGAAATAAAAAGGTTTAAAAAAATCGATATAATAGACAATGTTGAAAAAATAAAAGAATATAGAGAATTATCAACAGAGGAAAAATTAAAATCAAACATTGAAAGAGGACTTTTTTATATTTATGAAAATGTGTGGGTAGAAAAGTTTAAAGAAAAAGAACTTGAGGTCATAAAACCCTACCATCTTAGAATTTTTAACATAATAGACGAGTTAGAAAAAGAAGAGTACAACATCATTCCTTTATCACCAGAAAGAGAAGAAAATTACAGATATACAGCCGTAGCTTCTACAGAGAAAAATACAGCACTGGGAGAAAACTTTGTAATCTACAGAGAACCACAGTACATAAACATCATAGTTTCACAAGAGTTTATAAATAAAAAAGTTTCCGTATTTTTAGAAGGAGAAAAAATTTTTGAAAATGTGTTAGATGATACGGTAATAACTTTAAAATTTGAAAACCCTAAAAATATAGATTTAGAAAAGTTAGCAAAAAGTATAAAAGTGGTAGTGGAGGAATAATGGTCAAGCAGTTTTTAGAAGATTTAGAAAGATTTTATCCGGTTATCCTCAATCTAATTAAAGATGGAAACATTAAAAAAGAATGGTTAGCAGATTTATATAGCATATTTAATATGGAAGACAGCCCTTACATAACACCTTTAAAATTTCATCTTTACAGTCTTTTAGTCCACCACCCAGAGTTTTTAGATTATAAACTTTTATCAGAAAAACTAAACCTATCAGAAGACGAAATTTATGAAATATTTGTAAAAGGAAAACAAGCTTTTGAAGTATACTTCCCTGTTTATCTTCCTGACGAAGAAGAAGCCCATCTTTACAAAGCCTTAATCGTAGAAGGAACTTCAAAAACATTCACATTTAATAAATTTGTAGATTTACAAACAATAAAAGCAGTTGCAAATAAAGACTTTTTTGTAATATTTAGCAATTACTTTACAGGAGATAGTTATCAATTTTCAATAGTAGCAGGCTTAATAGCAAAAGATAAAAATATCTTAAAAAATCTTGCATTTACAGGAAAAGTATCATCTTCAGGAAAAATACTACCTGTAAACCATGTAAATGAAAAAGAAAAAATAACTAAAGCAAACGAAAAAAACCTCATAACTCCGGATGATATCTCAACTTTAGAAGAATTAGAATTTTGGCTAAACAGCTCCCAAATACCTGTAATACTCCTAAATAGAAACACAGACAACAACATAAAAGAAAGCTTACACCAAATAGAAACACTTATAAAACAAGATTGTCCTTACTTTACCATAAAAAACCTTATAAAATTCTATAACCTCTCAGAAGAAGATTTATATATAATCACTCCATCCATAGACTTTTCAAACAGAGAAGAACTTCTAAACATATTAAAACAATTTGAAGAAAGATTAGAAAAACTATTTTCAGTAAGAAATTCAATT
Protein-coding sequences here:
- a CDS encoding SAVED domain-containing protein, with the protein product MVKQFLEDLERFYPVILNLIKDGNIKKEWLADLYSIFNMEDSPYITPLKFHLYSLLVHHPEFLDYKLLSEKLNLSEDEIYEIFVKGKQAFEVYFPVYLPDEEEAHLYKALIVEGTSKTFTFNKFVDLQTIKAVANKDFFVIFSNYFTGDSYQFSIVAGLIAKDKNILKNLAFTGKVSSSGKILPVNHVNEKEKITKANEKNLITPDDISTLEELEFWLNSSQIPVILLNRNTDNNIKESLHQIETLIKQDCPYFTIKNLIKFYNLSEEDLYIITPSIDFSNREELLNILKQFEERLEKLFSVRNSILYISLSVASLGFLVGSLIGARKKVVILHYQGEYRKAIDMSKDPRVIKENVKEYSIIQPESCNTDQEIALILNIASHNPVNSAKSYIEKNLPHVKSTCVINTIYGGNIPLEEFLTISRELYTYINTIKDKIHLFYSIPVPISLSLGMAIAHFKDITLYHYDSKNTTYIKIPINLNEVRSKF